From Rutidosis leptorrhynchoides isolate AG116_Rl617_1_P2 chromosome 3, CSIRO_AGI_Rlap_v1, whole genome shotgun sequence, a single genomic window includes:
- the LOC139897905 gene encoding uncharacterized protein, with amino-acid sequence MAMQTGVSTSKVLILVGAGLSSSVILRSGKLSDLLSELQELMKGVNDIEIQPGKYDSAALAAQIKQLAQEIRELSLSRPVTIFNGNTSSSGGLSSYLMPAVAVGAMGYCYMWWKGMSFSDVMFVTKHNMENAVSTVSKQLENVSDALASTKRHLSKRLENLDWKIDEQKEISKLIADDVNDVKSNLNQIGCDINMIHQMVAGLEGKIDLIEGKQDMTNSGLYYLCQVAGGIKDDVNAKLFQNIEGKIGEQSRITYEETSLKGLQFLTETNNLVVKEKTVLSKTSTKVNKDHDKTKSTFHRPYSVGLSVAKDMMG; translated from the exons ATGGCGATGCAAACCGGAGTTAGCACCTCCAAAGTTCTCATTCTAGTTGGAGCAG GTTTGTCTAGTTCTGTCATATTGAGGAGTGGAAAACTCTCAGATTTATTATCAGAACTTCAGGAGTTGATGAAAGGTGTTAATGATATTGAAATTCAACCGGGAAAATATGATAGTGCTGCTCTTGCTGCGCAG ATTAAACAATTGGCACAAGAGATTCGGGAGTTGTCGCTCTCTCGGCCTGTTACCATTTTTAATGGAAATACTAGCTCCAGTG GGGGTTTATCATCATACTTGATGCCAGCTGTAGCAGTAGGAGCAATGGGATATTGTTACATGTGGTGGAAG GGTATGTCATTTTCTGATGTTATGTTTGTTACTAAGCACAATATGGAAAATGCTGTATCAACGGTCTCAAAACAATTAGAGAATGTGTCTGATGCACTAGCT TCTACAAAGCGACATTTATCAAAGAGACTTGAAAACTTGGACTGGAAAATCGACGAGCAGAAGGAAATAAGTAAACTGATTGCAGATGAT GTAAATGATGTGAAGTCCAATCTTAATCAGATAGGTTGTGACATAAATATGATCCATCAGATGGTGGCTGGTTTG GAAGGAAAAATAGATCTTATTGAAGGAAAGCAG GATATGACCAATTCAGGTCTATACTATTTATGTCAAGTAGCGGGAGGGATCAAGGATGATGTAAATGCTAAGCTCTTTCAG AATATCGAAGGTAAGATAGGAGAACAATCAAGAATTACATATGAAGAGACTTCTTTGAAG GGTCTTCAGTTTCTTACAGAAACCAATAATTTGGTTGTAAAAGAGAAGACGGTGTTAAGCAAAACGAGTACGAAGGTAAACAAGGATCACGATAAAACTAAATCAACATTTCACCGGCCTTACTCAGTGGGGCTGTCAGTAGCCAAAGATATGATGGGTTGA